In Amycolatopsis sp. EV170708-02-1, the following are encoded in one genomic region:
- the frc gene encoding formyl-CoA transferase, with amino-acid sequence MGKALDGVRVLDMTHVQSGPSSTQILAWLGADVIKLETPGRGDITRGQLRDLPGVDSLYFTMLNANKRSITLNMKSEQGKQVFDQLVSSVDVLVENFGPGVVDRFGYPWERLAELNPRLIYASIKGFGPGRYADFKAYEVIAQAMGGAMSTTGFEDGPPTATGAQIGDSGTGIHLVAAILAALYQRTNTGRGQRVQVAMQDAVLNLCRVKLRDQQRLAHGPLNEYPNDVFGDEVPRSGNASGGGQPGWAVKCAPGGPNDYIYVIIQPVGWQPITRLIGKPELAEDPDWATPEARLSKLDKAFGMIEEWTEKHTKWEVMEALNAHNIPCGPILSTKELAEDATLAELGSVVEVDHPERGAFKTVGCPLKLSDSPVEVERSPLLGEHNAEVFGELGYGADDLDRLRAAGVI; translated from the coding sequence ATGGGAAAGGCACTCGACGGCGTCCGCGTCCTCGACATGACGCATGTCCAATCAGGACCTTCGTCCACGCAGATTCTGGCCTGGCTCGGCGCGGACGTGATCAAACTGGAGACCCCCGGCCGCGGTGACATCACCCGCGGCCAGCTCCGGGACCTGCCAGGCGTGGACAGCCTTTACTTCACGATGCTCAACGCCAACAAACGCAGCATCACCCTGAACATGAAGAGCGAGCAGGGAAAGCAGGTCTTCGACCAGCTCGTGTCCAGTGTGGACGTCCTGGTGGAGAACTTCGGGCCCGGCGTGGTCGACCGGTTCGGCTACCCGTGGGAGCGGCTGGCGGAGCTGAACCCGCGGCTGATCTACGCCTCGATCAAGGGCTTCGGGCCCGGCCGGTACGCGGACTTCAAGGCCTACGAGGTCATCGCTCAGGCGATGGGCGGGGCGATGAGCACCACCGGCTTCGAGGACGGCCCGCCCACCGCGACCGGTGCGCAGATCGGGGACTCGGGGACCGGCATCCACCTCGTCGCCGCGATCCTGGCCGCGCTCTACCAGCGGACGAACACCGGCCGCGGGCAGCGGGTCCAGGTCGCGATGCAGGACGCGGTGCTGAACCTCTGCCGGGTCAAGCTTCGCGACCAGCAACGGCTCGCGCACGGCCCGCTCAACGAGTACCCGAACGACGTCTTCGGCGACGAGGTCCCGCGTTCGGGCAACGCGTCCGGCGGCGGCCAGCCGGGCTGGGCGGTGAAATGCGCGCCGGGCGGGCCGAACGACTACATCTACGTGATCATCCAGCCGGTCGGCTGGCAGCCCATCACCCGGCTGATCGGTAAACCCGAACTGGCCGAGGACCCGGACTGGGCCACCCCGGAAGCCCGGCTGTCCAAATTGGACAAGGCCTTCGGGATGATCGAGGAGTGGACCGAGAAGCACACCAAATGGGAGGTGATGGAGGCGCTCAACGCCCACAACATCCCCTGCGGCCCGATCCTGTCCACCAAGGAACTCGCCGAGGATGCCACGTTGGCCGAGCTCGGCTCGGTCGTCGAGGTCGACCACCCCGAACGCGGGGCCTTCAAGACCGTGGGCTGCCCGCTGAAGCTGTCGGATTCGCCGGTCGAGGTCGAACGCTCGCCGCTGCTCGGCGAACACAACGCCGAGGTCTTCGGCGAGCTCGGCTACGGCGCGGACGACCTGGACCGGCTGCGCGCGGCCGGCGTGATCTGA